The Candidatus Aenigmatarchaeota archaeon genome has a window encoding:
- a CDS encoding peptidyl-tRNA hydrolase has protein sequence MAEDSVEGYKQAILVRTDLKMGKGKIAAQASHASLAAYEKVDSRIKRKWKAQGCKKIVLKVNGEKELLAFRRMAGERGLPNELIMDAGLTQIPSSTITCLGIGPAEEERVDKLVGNLKLL, from the coding sequence ATGGCTGAAGATTCCGTCGAGGGCTACAAGCAGGCAATACTTGTGAGGACTGACCTGAAGATGGGAAAGGGAAAGATTGCCGCCCAGGCGTCGCACGCAAGTCTGGCTGCCTATGAAAAGGTGGATTCCAGAATAAAGCGCAAATGGAAGGCGCAGGGCTGCAAGAAGATTGTTCTTAAGGTGAATGGCGAAAAAGAGCTTTTGGCTTTTCGGCGCATGGCGGGAGAGAGGGGCCTGCCAAATGAGCTGATAATGGACGCGGGCCTGACTCAGATACCTTCTTCAACAATAACCTGCCTTGGGATAGGGCCTGCCGAGGAGGAAAGAGTTGATAAACTGGTCGGCAATTTGAAGCTATTGTAG
- the dph5 gene encoding diphthine synthase, with the protein MLYLIGAGLWDEGDIALKGLEAARKCSRVYFERYTSLWKGDLEKIGLKAEDFARPDMEDNMSKLIGEAKEKDVCVLVPGDPLIATTHSSIITEARKEGVKVEVIHSSSIFSALGETGLQVYKFGRTATIPHYETDAPYKILEQNLWIGAHSLFLLDIQGQELMKCSEGLKKLLEMEGRGKKGIISEDTEVLVFCRAGSPEKALKWGKVRDFLDFDCTLCVIIVPGPLHFAEREYLEQL; encoded by the coding sequence ATGCTATACCTGATTGGAGCGGGGCTGTGGGATGAGGGAGACATAGCCCTCAAAGGTCTTGAAGCTGCCCGGAAGTGCAGCAGGGTTTATTTTGAGAGGTACACAAGCTTGTGGAAGGGAGACCTTGAAAAGATTGGGCTGAAGGCAGAGGATTTTGCCAGGCCTGACATGGAGGATAATATGTCAAAACTCATTGGCGAGGCAAAGGAAAAAGATGTATGTGTTCTCGTGCCGGGTGACCCCCTGATTGCCACGACGCACTCGTCAATCATTACTGAAGCCAGAAAGGAGGGCGTTAAGGTGGAAGTAATCCACTCAAGCTCCATATTTTCAGCCCTTGGCGAGACGGGCCTGCAGGTCTACAAGTTTGGCAGGACTGCCACGATTCCCCACTACGAGACCGATGCGCCATATAAGATTTTGGAGCAGAACCTGTGGATAGGGGCGCACTCTCTCTTTTTGCTGGATATTCAGGGCCAGGAGCTTATGAAGTGCTCGGAAGGGCTAAAGAAGCTTCTTGAGATGGAGGGGCGGGGCAAAAAGGGCATAATCTCCGAGGACACGGAAGTGCTTGTCTTTTGCAGGGCAGGAAGCCCCGAAAAAGCGCTGAAGTGGGGCAAAGTCCGGGATTTTCTTGATTTTGACTGCACATTATGCGTGATTATTGTCCCGGGGCCGCTTCATTTTGCTGAGAGGGAGTACTTAGAGCAGCTTTAA
- a CDS encoding cold shock domain-containing protein translates to MEGTVKFFNVMKNFGFISGEDGKDYFVHSSALKEGTMLGEGDKVSFEPVRGDKGMKAEKVQKL, encoded by the coding sequence ATGGAAGGAACAGTAAAATTCTTCAATGTAATGAAGAACTTTGGGTTCATAAGCGGTGAAGACGGAAAGGACTACTTTGTTCACTCAAGCGCGTTGAAAGAAGGCACTATGCTTGGCGAGGGAGACAAGGTTTCTTTTGAGCCGGTACGAGGCGACAAAGGAATGAAGGCAGAAAAAGTTCAGAAATTATAG
- a CDS encoding threonylcarbamoyl-AMP synthase, with amino-acid sequence MDDTERAIGVLKLGGVIAYPTDTVYGLGANIFDENAIRRVFEVKRRPLGKPISVMVSGIEMLERVAYLSPENRSIAKELLPGPVTLILPATEFVSTLLTGGTGTIGVRWIESDTVNKIILGAGFPITATSANLAGGSDAKTPEELAVEPDFVLTGNCGLGQPSTVVDLVGKRILREGAGLEKVKQALEE; translated from the coding sequence ATGGACGACACAGAAAGAGCCATTGGCGTGCTAAAGCTGGGGGGAGTTATCGCTTACCCAACGGACACAGTCTACGGCCTTGGTGCAAACATCTTTGATGAGAATGCCATCAGGCGCGTTTTTGAAGTTAAAAGAAGGCCGCTTGGTAAGCCCATTTCGGTCATGGTTTCAGGCATTGAGATGCTTGAGCGGGTCGCTTACCTGTCGCCTGAAAACCGCAGTATTGCCAAAGAGCTTCTTCCGGGGCCGGTAACACTCATACTTCCTGCGACAGAATTTGTCTCGACCCTTCTGACGGGCGGCACGGGGACAATCGGGGTGCGCTGGATTGAAAGCGATACAGTAAACAAAATTATCCTTGGCGCGGGCTTTCCGATAACAGCAACTTCGGCAAACTTGGCTGGAGGGTCGGACGCAAAGACGCCTGAAGAGCTGGCCGTGGAGCCGGATTTTGTTTTAACCGGAAACTGCGGGCTTGGGCAGCCCTCGACAGTGGTTGACCTGGTCGGAAAAAGAATCCTGAGGGAAGGCGCAGGGCTTGAAAAGGTAAAGCAGGCCTTAGAAGAATAG
- a CDS encoding peptidylprolyl isomerase produces MAGKTAPGNENAAKRVLLETNMGNITIELYSNMPITAGNFENLVKNGTYDGTVFHRVIADFMIQGGDPTGTGYGDPKIPKIQDEFVNGSTNVRGTISMANTGQPNSGSSQFFINLVDNTFLDWDKPPASSRHPVFGKVVEGMDVVDKIGKVQTGPGDRPANEVKIIRATVI; encoded by the coding sequence ATGGCAGGAAAAACCGCGCCTGGAAACGAAAATGCAGCCAAAAGAGTGCTTCTTGAGACTAATATGGGAAACATCACGATAGAGCTTTATTCCAATATGCCGATAACTGCCGGAAACTTCGAGAACCTTGTCAAAAATGGCACTTATGATGGGACAGTATTTCACAGGGTCATAGCCGACTTTATGATTCAGGGCGGCGACCCTACAGGAACCGGCTACGGCGACCCGAAGATTCCAAAAATCCAGGATGAGTTCGTGAACGGAAGCACAAATGTCAGGGGAACCATTTCAATGGCAAACACAGGCCAGCCGAATTCCGGCTCAAGCCAGTTTTTCATAAACCTTGTTGACAATACCTTTCTAGACTGGGACAAGCCCCCTGCATCGAGCAGGCACCCGGTTTTCGGAAAAGTCGTCGAGGGTATGGACGTCGTGGACAAAATTGGAAAAGTCCAGACCGGTCCTGGCGACAGGCCGGCAAATGAAGTCAAAATCATCCGCGCTACCGTAATTTAG
- a CDS encoding DUF2341 domain-containing protein, with protein MSKIFFDGGSISKIFLAFLFAFSLNIASVSAASISGQFEVSDTITNLGTVDSSRISNIILDRGSDVVWRVYPTGYWNLGEYHFYAKLDKVSGKIYLLANSSSEGSALGVMMPSINLQDRFGLSQTPDYTHFCAQYDSTKTLSYDVLAQTVTSLASSGAIGSGATLSKAPVYKSNFTDGVYVLGYYISASEFDATSNSFHNWPWGTGSDACKYSILFPICEYSEGSVSVTFNIDSSPRNYLVYGSLYNDNNENTYYRYNGVTWLQRSYWGLTNQVRYGSSSGYPQQIELYASKTWSTVHPSTWIVLDTDSVSVTGTLAGQGPTSVNEAEAPDVLYKFSVTKAPLDWLEGSVRRTIIINNSESSEDLANYPVLLQVPYDFFMRQDYGDLRFTDLGESPLNYWIESYNVSSAVVWVKIPSIPAGGETSIYMYYGNSTLTNIGNGNLVFPFFEDFNDGSLDPYWTKVNSEANIFENNGYLETPECGVPGEADCKYGYAFVYMNAASNGISINQPFRIKLKTWNKEDSAGGEGAGTFMFREVPYVGINPNAVYFLHGDRNNYPGFYEGHDGPLSFGIYSPMQDRWISEEFLYDGSGMGLWFDGTKRSTTAWASAEGYVSLGNSIGSDSYSTDNNKWDDLFMMQVASKEPVVKLGDIETGDGTEEPIQNIISANILLFDEEYNPLYSSIGQEESTAYLTLKKPHYLDILVNGTVSTDSQISVELYQGSTLKFSEDLDTIIQQEGSYAYIKSGEIFSVPESAGIGSGYKLVVKLGDYVLNQEVYLTPFEAVPIDVFGQEYPVAGEVRYYDIKPYELSHNGNEVVIAYPIFEQQYFESLSDEGFGVSDPERVKALVQKLSVLELVGLTEVAAKYPNARFVVFNGLKGDAEVISQVEGNIKSARASNKKPLIVGAIPHATQTYSNIVTTKAYRSSYMSYALASSINVLRTWGGEDRETFVSRHYRGEEYFLALNSTGKYSKESFGDRTESQPAMLVAIDENPLLQVSPAIGNDARDEAGKDNYDYYRIGTLIPLGHTYYLGLEAGKFPLAEFSLNPSMAGLKFGRTIFNFGLEFGINAERTEDRGKIYAYLDIGAIITGFHEEWDLWKGAINVNTIDQDVQQGVDDICDIDTVVLGKVGDIEIENTNLRGIMTSFKDIVLFLFVPEPVIARNEFLRYGFEPSSVHTLLADTTKTMATHNQPVSDTVVYEADNYPSKMSLNNAAMNLAAFVIDLVEFGEGVLPVEIEPSLEGKMHMENYLGSSDSINSIIVSEDVALTLRGLAVDVIEDPWADVPSDIKDVAGYLKDETFKSVDVFEEITLSGYEYISVSMEYLEYSRYEDFASGLVEEYLYYESLEMEYMEVWTSKVKVKTGTIDYEKIKKYLKWVKIIAAGLDAWLQYEEAQKVAGFNSNQLYYMGDPYLTGYDDPVYSFSVDALPEQVQIHIRSEPRLMEVMDTSMIYPSVTELEIPDMTAKVLVEDYTPYTGAPQTPSFIISIFHPRNQEIYNISYGLLSPQNFENVDLAMGALVVGEESLPGLIPEYEYYPKESLVSSTEDVANYAHTVIMLFPTKYYSDKHLDYYKDVWLNFSVMTRSTELNTELQVYPNVVVTERGSETKVTLRLVNDILSGENTAVNVTFRVPEGILLGGGDLENVVLGNTPSDYSRDFLYEVSIPASTELGAYYINMNLSGYEGSERIYRDYALPVIVTRRDLVDNNLLEWTVPPRMQMGVENKVSVKVRNDGEIKNVALPVRLFLNDELIDTQTIGIIGPGEVVELNFTVVPELTGLSNLTIAVVSAPNEFELENNIKSALVEVSEDICPPMITLATPSDGAVYFLNQQVLADYECTDALSGVTSCTGAVELGSLIDTASLGIKSFTVASADNAGNTAEKTVSYSVQYSYSGILRPIDPDGTSVFKLGSTVPVKFKLTDASGNFVKTAVAKIYLSKISNGVMGTEVDAVSTSQASTGNLFRYDETANQYVFNLATKSMTVGTWKIRILLDDGTSRYVTLGLR; from the coding sequence ATGTCCAAAATATTTTTCGATGGGGGCAGTATTTCAAAAATTTTCCTTGCCTTCCTATTTGCGTTTTCACTTAATATTGCCTCGGTATCTGCGGCTTCTATATCAGGCCAATTTGAAGTGTCTGACACTATTACAAACCTAGGCACTGTGGACTCAAGCAGGATTTCAAATATAATTTTGGACCGGGGGAGCGATGTGGTCTGGAGGGTATACCCTACGGGATACTGGAACTTGGGAGAATATCACTTCTATGCAAAACTGGACAAGGTTTCAGGTAAGATTTACCTCCTTGCAAATTCTTCAAGCGAAGGCTCAGCCCTGGGTGTCATGATGCCTTCCATAAATCTGCAGGATCGTTTTGGCCTTAGCCAGACCCCAGACTACACGCATTTTTGCGCTCAATATGATTCCACAAAGACTCTTTCTTATGATGTGCTTGCTCAGACGGTTACAAGCCTAGCCTCCAGTGGTGCAATAGGGTCCGGAGCAACTCTATCAAAGGCACCGGTTTACAAAAGCAACTTCACGGACGGAGTTTATGTGCTCGGGTACTACATTTCTGCTTCTGAATTCGATGCTACCTCAAACAGCTTCCACAACTGGCCTTGGGGCACTGGAAGTGACGCATGCAAGTACTCAATTCTCTTTCCGATATGCGAATATAGCGAGGGTTCTGTAAGTGTGACCTTCAATATCGATAGCAGCCCAAGAAACTACCTGGTGTATGGTAGCCTATACAATGACAACAATGAGAATACTTATTACCGGTATAATGGCGTCACATGGTTGCAGCGAAGCTACTGGGGACTGACCAATCAGGTAAGGTATGGCTCTTCTTCGGGCTATCCCCAGCAAATAGAATTGTATGCAAGCAAGACCTGGTCAACAGTACACCCTTCAACTTGGATAGTGCTCGATACTGATTCAGTCAGTGTAACTGGAACTCTGGCTGGGCAGGGCCCAACCAGTGTCAATGAAGCTGAAGCCCCAGACGTGCTTTACAAATTTAGCGTCACGAAAGCACCTCTTGATTGGCTTGAGGGCTCGGTGAGGAGAACAATAATAATAAACAACAGCGAGAGTTCCGAGGATCTTGCAAATTATCCTGTGTTGCTGCAGGTTCCTTATGATTTTTTCATGAGGCAGGATTATGGCGACCTTAGGTTTACTGACCTTGGCGAAAGCCCGTTAAATTACTGGATAGAGTCTTACAACGTAAGCTCTGCCGTTGTGTGGGTAAAGATTCCATCAATTCCTGCTGGTGGAGAGACATCCATTTATATGTATTATGGTAACTCGACTCTCACGAACATTGGCAATGGCAACTTGGTTTTCCCTTTCTTTGAGGATTTCAATGACGGAAGTCTGGATCCATACTGGACCAAAGTCAATTCAGAGGCCAATATTTTTGAGAATAATGGGTATCTGGAGACTCCGGAATGCGGGGTTCCGGGAGAGGCAGACTGCAAATATGGATATGCTTTTGTTTACATGAACGCCGCTTCCAATGGAATCAGTATTAATCAGCCATTCAGGATAAAGCTGAAGACCTGGAACAAGGAGGACAGCGCTGGCGGTGAAGGGGCAGGAACTTTCATGTTCCGGGAAGTGCCTTACGTTGGAATTAACCCTAATGCAGTCTATTTTTTGCATGGTGACCGGAATAATTATCCGGGGTTCTATGAAGGCCATGATGGGCCACTGAGTTTTGGAATTTACTCGCCGATGCAGGATAGGTGGATTTCTGAAGAATTCCTATATGACGGGAGTGGAATGGGTCTTTGGTTTGACGGGACAAAAAGAAGCACCACTGCATGGGCTTCTGCTGAGGGGTACGTTTCTCTTGGAAATTCAATAGGCAGCGATTCCTATTCGACAGACAACAATAAATGGGACGACCTATTCATGATGCAGGTGGCATCAAAAGAGCCAGTCGTGAAGCTTGGAGATATTGAAACTGGCGATGGAACAGAGGAACCCATTCAGAACATAATTTCCGCAAATATTTTGCTTTTTGATGAGGAATATAACCCACTATATTCCAGTATTGGTCAAGAAGAATCCACCGCATATTTGACTTTGAAAAAACCGCATTACTTAGATATCTTAGTCAATGGTACCGTTTCTACAGATTCGCAGATTAGTGTAGAACTTTATCAGGGGAGCACGCTTAAATTTTCGGAAGACTTGGACACAATAATACAGCAGGAGGGTTCATATGCCTATATAAAATCGGGTGAGATTTTCTCTGTTCCGGAAAGCGCAGGCATTGGCTCTGGATATAAATTAGTGGTTAAGCTGGGAGATTATGTATTGAATCAGGAGGTTTATCTTACTCCTTTTGAGGCTGTGCCGATTGATGTTTTTGGCCAGGAATATCCTGTGGCTGGAGAGGTCAGGTATTATGATATAAAGCCCTATGAGTTGAGCCATAACGGGAATGAAGTGGTGATTGCCTACCCGATTTTTGAGCAGCAATATTTCGAAAGCCTTAGTGATGAAGGATTTGGTGTTTCCGACCCGGAAAGAGTTAAAGCCTTGGTGCAAAAGCTGTCCGTGCTTGAGTTAGTGGGTTTGACGGAAGTTGCGGCAAAATATCCAAATGCCCGGTTTGTGGTTTTTAACGGGTTGAAAGGAGATGCTGAAGTAATCTCTCAGGTAGAAGGAAACATAAAGTCCGCAAGAGCATCAAACAAAAAGCCGCTCATAGTTGGTGCGATACCCCATGCAACCCAAACCTACAGCAATATAGTCACTACTAAGGCATACCGATCTTCATATATGAGTTATGCTTTGGCTTCTTCCATTAATGTTCTCAGAACCTGGGGAGGCGAAGACAGAGAAACTTTTGTTTCAAGGCATTATCGGGGTGAAGAATACTTCCTTGCTTTAAATTCGACTGGAAAGTATTCAAAAGAAAGCTTTGGTGACCGGACCGAATCTCAGCCGGCGATGCTTGTGGCAATAGACGAAAATCCACTGCTTCAGGTGTCTCCTGCGATTGGCAATGACGCTAGAGATGAGGCTGGAAAGGATAATTATGACTATTACCGAATTGGGACCTTAATTCCTCTAGGACATACCTATTACTTAGGTCTTGAAGCAGGAAAGTTCCCCCTTGCAGAGTTTAGCCTGAATCCTTCGATGGCAGGATTAAAGTTTGGAAGAACCATTTTTAACTTCGGTCTTGAATTTGGAATAAATGCCGAGAGGACAGAAGACCGTGGGAAGATTTATGCCTATTTGGATATTGGTGCCATAATTACGGGTTTCCATGAAGAGTGGGACCTTTGGAAGGGAGCTATTAATGTGAATACGATTGACCAGGATGTCCAGCAGGGGGTTGACGATATTTGCGATATAGATACAGTTGTTCTTGGAAAAGTTGGAGATATTGAAATTGAAAATACCAACCTTAGAGGCATAATGACTTCTTTCAAGGACATTGTACTCTTCCTGTTTGTCCCAGAACCTGTGATTGCCAGGAATGAATTCCTGAGGTATGGATTTGAGCCTAGCAGTGTTCATACCTTGCTGGCAGATACAACAAAGACGATGGCAACGCATAATCAGCCTGTTTCAGACACGGTTGTCTATGAGGCAGACAATTATCCTTCCAAGATGAGCCTGAATAATGCTGCAATGAATCTTGCTGCCTTTGTCATAGACCTTGTGGAGTTTGGTGAGGGTGTGCTTCCGGTTGAGATTGAGCCAAGCCTCGAGGGTAAGATGCATATGGAGAACTATCTCGGGTCTTCAGATAGCATCAATTCAATAATAGTTTCTGAAGACGTTGCTCTCACCTTGAGAGGTCTTGCCGTAGATGTTATTGAAGATCCTTGGGCAGATGTTCCTAGTGACATTAAAGATGTCGCTGGATACCTTAAAGATGAAACTTTTAAGTCCGTTGATGTCTTTGAGGAGATAACTCTTTCCGGATACGAGTATATCTCGGTAAGTATGGAGTATTTGGAATATAGCAGGTATGAAGATTTCGCAAGTGGGTTAGTGGAAGAATACCTCTACTATGAGTCCCTTGAGATGGAGTATATGGAGGTCTGGACCTCAAAAGTCAAGGTCAAGACAGGAACCATAGATTACGAGAAAATCAAGAAATACCTGAAATGGGTTAAGATTATTGCTGCAGGACTCGATGCATGGCTTCAGTACGAAGAGGCACAGAAGGTTGCAGGGTTCAATTCCAACCAGCTTTACTATATGGGTGACCCATACCTTACCGGTTATGATGACCCGGTTTACAGCTTTTCGGTGGACGCTTTGCCTGAGCAGGTGCAAATACACATAAGGTCTGAGCCAAGGTTGATGGAGGTTATGGACACAAGTATGATTTATCCAAGCGTGACCGAACTCGAGATACCAGATATGACTGCAAAAGTGCTGGTAGAAGATTATACTCCCTACACAGGAGCCCCTCAGACGCCAAGTTTCATAATCTCAATATTTCACCCCAGAAATCAGGAGATCTACAATATTTCCTATGGGCTCTTAAGTCCCCAGAATTTTGAAAATGTAGACCTTGCAATGGGGGCTCTGGTTGTCGGTGAGGAGAGCCTTCCGGGCTTGATACCAGAATATGAATACTATCCGAAAGAAAGCCTGGTTTCCAGCACGGAAGATGTTGCAAATTATGCCCATACTGTGATCATGCTGTTCCCAACTAAGTATTACTCAGACAAGCACTTGGACTACTACAAGGATGTCTGGCTTAACTTCAGTGTTATGACTCGTTCTACAGAGCTAAATACTGAGCTTCAAGTGTATCCAAATGTAGTGGTCACAGAAAGAGGTTCTGAGACTAAGGTTACTCTGCGTCTAGTCAATGATATACTTTCCGGTGAAAATACCGCAGTAAATGTTACCTTTAGGGTGCCCGAAGGGATACTGCTTGGGGGAGGCGACCTAGAGAATGTGGTGCTTGGCAATACCCCCTCTGATTACAGCAGGGACTTTTTGTATGAAGTAAGCATTCCCGCAAGCACGGAGCTAGGGGCGTATTATATAAATATGAACCTTTCTGGATATGAAGGTTCGGAAAGGATTTACAGGGACTATGCGCTTCCAGTTATTGTTACTCGCAGGGACTTGGTGGACAATAATCTGCTTGAGTGGACAGTTCCTCCCAGGATGCAGATGGGAGTCGAGAATAAAGTTTCAGTGAAGGTAAGAAACGACGGAGAAATTAAAAATGTAGCCCTTCCAGTGAGACTTTTTCTAAACGATGAGCTAATTGATACACAAACAATAGGCATTATTGGTCCTGGCGAAGTTGTTGAACTGAACTTTACCGTTGTTCCTGAGCTAACTGGTCTAAGCAACCTTACCATTGCAGTGGTTTCAGCGCCCAACGAGTTTGAGCTTGAAAACAACATTAAGTCGGCATTGGTTGAAGTGTCTGAGGATATATGCCCTCCAATGATAACTCTCGCCACACCTTCAGATGGAGCCGTTTACTTCCTCAACCAGCAGGTCCTTGCCGATTACGAATGCACCGACGCTCTCAGCGGAGTCACCTCATGCACGGGAGCGGTTGAACTCGGAAGCCTAATTGACACTGCAAGCCTTGGCATTAAGTCCTTTACGGTTGCTTCAGCAGATAATGCGGGTAACACTGCAGAAAAAACTGTCTCCTACAGCGTCCAGTATTCTTACAGCGGAATCCTCAGGCCAATTGACCCCGATGGCACAAGTGTCTTCAAGCTCGGAAGCACGGTTCCGGTAAAGTTTAAGCTAACTGACGCTAGTGGGAACTTTGTTAAGACTGCGGTTGCAAAAATTTACCTGTCTAAAATAAGCAATGGCGTTATGGGAACAGAGGTTGATGCTGTGTCTACAAGCCAGGCTTCGACGGGAAACCTGTTTAGGTATGATGAAACTGCTAACCAATACGTGTTTAATCTTGCTACAAAATCTATGACGGTTGGAACCTGGAAGATAAGAATTTTGCTGGATGATGGCACTTCCCGGTATGTAACCCTGGGCCTCAGGTAA
- a CDS encoding metal ABC transporter permease: MVFEIIGYGFMQKAFLTGIVIAIACSLLGVFLVLRRYALMGDGIAHISFGGIATGLLFNIMPFFGALIFGVIGSLGILKLREKARLYGDAAIGMVSHAGLGIGVFIASIAGGFNVDILSYLFGSILSIRSEEVLLSVFLSACVIGVIALFYRELVYLTFDEDSARTSGVKVDALNTALIALTAVTVVSSMRVVGLLLASALIIMPATSALQLKLSFRNTLISSAAIAVLSVVLGLVAAYYFDFAVSGTIVLVNLSIFLAIILLRRVFSR; this comes from the coding sequence ATGGTTTTCGAAATTATCGGATATGGGTTTATGCAAAAGGCATTTTTAACCGGGATAGTTATCGCCATTGCCTGCTCTCTTCTTGGCGTTTTCCTGGTCCTCAGGAGGTACGCCCTTATGGGTGACGGGATTGCTCACATATCATTTGGAGGCATTGCAACCGGGCTTCTTTTCAACATAATGCCTTTTTTTGGTGCCCTGATTTTCGGGGTAATCGGTTCACTTGGAATCCTGAAGCTTAGGGAAAAAGCCCGGCTGTACGGGGACGCTGCAATAGGCATGGTAAGCCATGCGGGCCTTGGAATAGGCGTATTCATTGCAAGCATTGCAGGCGGGTTCAACGTGGACATTCTAAGCTACCTTTTCGGAAGCATCCTGTCTATAAGAAGCGAGGAGGTCCTGCTCTCAGTGTTTCTTTCCGCCTGCGTAATCGGAGTTATCGCGCTTTTCTACCGCGAGCTTGTCTACCTTACTTTTGACGAAGATTCGGCAAGAACCTCTGGCGTGAAAGTTGATGCCCTGAACACTGCCCTTATCGCTCTTACCGCAGTAACCGTCGTAAGCTCAATGAGGGTTGTTGGACTTCTTCTCGCTTCAGCCCTGATAATTATGCCCGCCACCTCTGCACTGCAGCTAAAGCTCAGCTTCAGAAATACCCTCATCTCATCTGCTGCAATCGCCGTGCTTTCCGTTGTTTTGGGGCTTGTGGCCGCATACTACTTTGACTTTGCGGTATCCGGAACCATTGTCCTCGTTAACCTCTCCATATTTCTGGCCATAATCCTTCTCAGGAGGGTATTCTCTAGATAA
- a CDS encoding metal ABC transporter ATP-binding protein: MGPLVEVKGVDFKFGKLKVLSDISLEIYKGDFVGLIGPNGSGKTTLLKLMLGLYKLQKGSIKLFGDSISNFSGWSKIGYVPQKATSIDPNFPATVIEVAAMGLLSKMRFPKVLGKQEKETLMAALKTVDMDGYSKRRIGELSGGQQQRVFIARAIVSKPEILFLDEPTTGVDIKSQENFYRLLGKLNSKGITIVLVSHDIGRITRHVTKVASLNQTLEFYGSHKDFCVYDKKHGHKLSEGEHMLCLHRG; the protein is encoded by the coding sequence ATGGGGCCATTAGTTGAGGTGAAGGGGGTGGATTTTAAATTTGGAAAACTTAAAGTCTTGTCAGACATTTCCCTGGAGATTTACAAGGGCGATTTTGTGGGGCTTATCGGCCCGAACGGCTCCGGAAAAACAACCCTCCTGAAGCTAATGCTCGGGCTCTACAAGCTCCAAAAGGGCTCAATAAAGCTCTTTGGCGATAGCATCTCAAACTTCTCCGGATGGAGCAAAATCGGGTACGTCCCGCAGAAAGCGACGAGCATAGACCCTAACTTTCCCGCAACCGTAATAGAAGTTGCCGCCATGGGGCTCCTGTCAAAAATGCGCTTTCCAAAGGTTCTTGGCAAACAGGAAAAAGAGACGCTGATGGCTGCGCTTAAAACCGTCGACATGGACGGCTACTCGAAAAGAAGAATAGGGGAGCTTTCAGGAGGGCAGCAGCAGAGGGTGTTCATCGCAAGGGCCATTGTTTCGAAGCCGGAAATACTTTTTCTCGACGAGCCGACGACCGGCGTTGACATAAAGTCGCAGGAAAACTTCTACCGGCTTTTGGGAAAACTTAATTCCAAGGGCATAACAATCGTCCTGGTATCGCATGACATTGGAAGAATCACACGCCACGTCACAAAGGTTGCAAGCTTGAACCAGACGCTCGAGTTCTACGGAAGCCACAAGGACTTCTGCGTCTATGACAAAAAGCACGGGCACAAGCTTTCGGAAGGCGAGCATATGCTTTGCCTTCACAGGGGCTGA